From the genome of Denticeps clupeoides chromosome 4, fDenClu1.1, whole genome shotgun sequence, one region includes:
- the efna3b gene encoding ephrin-A3b isoform X2 produces the protein MNLRREGYTLQVNVNDYLDIYCPHYNSSHRGQMEQYVLYMVSYRGYRTCDPQLGFKRWECNRPHAPHAPIKFSEKFQRYSAFSLGYEFHVGHEYYYISTPTHHHGHSCLRLRVYVCCSTDSDAEDELLPTEADYTLTPDIHNIDEYNPEVPKLEKSVSGSSPSRDRLLLTVAIMFLAALSIS, from the exons ATGAA tttGCGCAGGGAGGGCTACACACTGCAGGTGAATGTGAACGATTACCTGGACATCTACTGTCCACACTACAACAGCAGCCACCGAGGCCAGATGGAGCAGTATGTCCTCTACATGGTCAGTTACCGTGGATATCGCACATGTGACCCACAGCTGGGCTTCAAGCGCTGGGAATGTAACCGGCCACATGCCCCGCATGCACCAATCAAGTTCTCCGAAAAGTTCCAGCGCTACAGCGCGTTCTCCCTGGGCTACGAGTTCCATGTGGGACACGAGTACTACTACATCT CCACGCCCACACATCACCATGGCCACAGCTGCCTAAGACTAAGAGTGTATGTCTGCTGCTCAACAG ATTCTGATGCTGAAGATGAGCTCCTACCCACTGAGGCAgattacacactcacacccgaCATCCATAACATTG ATGAGTATAACCCTGAGGTTCCTAAACTGGAGAAGAGCGTCAGTGGGAGCAGCCCGTCCAGAGACCGTCTCCTGCTCACCGTGGCAATAATGTTCCTTGCTGCCCTGTCCATCTCCTAG